One window of the Zea mays cultivar B73 chromosome 3, Zm-B73-REFERENCE-NAM-5.0, whole genome shotgun sequence genome contains the following:
- the LOC109945255 gene encoding uncharacterized protein — protein MATQQLLSSMASRPLLLPSSNSGQQPRRRGFPAREHKPHFFYPCPAPSSIHAQRCCSISSPSSPPNGTRSESPSPMAEPPSSLAAQLTVQGAQKIPAASSTADLRSKLHAAAACSFASRVECSTNRRSEPRPPALLWSSMRDDAFVFTPHVQQPRRRFDMVPLRVIG, from the coding sequence ATGGCGACGCAGCAGCTCCTTTCCTCCATGGCCAGCCGCCCTCTGTTGCTGCCGAGCTCCAACTCCGGTCAGCAGCCACGGCGCCGAGGATTCCCTGCGCGCGAGCACAAGCCCCATTTCTTCTACCCCTGTCCGGCGCCCAGCAGCATCCATGCGCAGCGCTGCTGCTCCATTTCCTCCCCATCTTCCCCACCAAACGGCACCCGCAGCGAGTCGCCGTCGCCCATGGCCGAGCCCCCTTCCTCCCTGGCCGCCCAGCTCACTGTCCAGGGCGCTCAGAAAATTCCAGCAGCGAGCTCCACCGCCGATCTGCGCAGCAAGTTGCACGCCGCAGCAGCATGCTCCTTCGCCTCGCGCGTTGAGTGCTCGACGAATCGCCGCAGCGAGCCACGCCCTCCGGCTTTGCTTTGGTCGTCCATGCGCGACGACGCGTTCGTCTTCacgccacatgtgcagcaaccaCGACGGAGATTtgatatg